Proteins from a single region of Catenulispora acidiphila DSM 44928:
- a CDS encoding EamA family transporter: protein MPVVLSAAFLHASWNAILKFVSDKLTASLLMTVSSGVLAAIGVFLLPAPDRASWVLLLVSAALHVGYFLMLIKTFEIGDFNQVYPLARGLSPVVVAFFATALGDPMSRHQTVGIAVVCGGLTTLVFSAGRPKRAQGKALFWAAMTGLSIATYTVTDGVAVRHSKTAAGYTAWMMLAESTLMTAACVAIMTRRGRVSTAAGLLPTLRKLSRGDVLRGVIAGALSLFAYGLVLWAQTRGALAAVSALRETSVIFGAALGSVFLREPFGRYRIFAAVAIAGGILILEAA, encoded by the coding sequence GTGCCCGTCGTCTTATCCGCCGCCTTCCTGCACGCGAGCTGGAACGCGATTCTCAAGTTCGTCTCCGACAAACTCACCGCATCGCTGCTGATGACGGTGTCGTCCGGAGTGCTGGCGGCGATCGGCGTCTTCCTGCTGCCCGCGCCGGATCGCGCGTCGTGGGTGCTGTTGCTGGTCTCGGCGGCGTTGCACGTCGGCTATTTCCTGATGCTGATCAAGACCTTCGAGATCGGCGACTTCAACCAGGTCTACCCGCTGGCGCGAGGGCTGTCGCCGGTGGTGGTGGCGTTCTTCGCCACCGCCCTGGGCGATCCGATGTCGCGGCACCAGACCGTGGGCATCGCAGTGGTCTGCGGTGGGCTGACGACGCTGGTGTTCTCCGCCGGACGACCCAAGCGCGCGCAGGGCAAAGCACTGTTCTGGGCAGCGATGACCGGTCTGTCGATCGCGACGTACACGGTCACCGACGGTGTCGCGGTGCGGCACTCGAAGACCGCCGCGGGCTACACCGCCTGGATGATGCTCGCGGAGAGCACGCTGATGACGGCCGCGTGTGTGGCGATCATGACGCGGCGCGGCCGGGTGTCCACCGCGGCGGGACTGCTTCCGACGCTGAGGAAACTGAGCCGCGGCGACGTGCTGCGCGGAGTGATCGCGGGAGCACTGTCGCTGTTCGCCTACGGCCTGGTGCTGTGGGCGCAGACGCGCGGGGCGCTCGCGGCGGTGTCGGCGCTGCGGGAGACCAGCGTGATCTTCGGCGCGGCGCTCGGGTCGGTGTTCCTGCGCGAGCCCTTCGGGCGGTATCGGATCTTCGCGGCGGTGGCGATAGCCGGTGGGATCCTGATTCTCGAGGCGGCATAA
- a CDS encoding LacI family DNA-binding transcriptional regulator: protein MSTQRSTPSPAPRRGGATLQQVADAAGVSLATASRVLNGSTRTVNPELSEHVREVATRLRYVSHGPAQALARATTSLVGLLVHDVNDPYFSAVAAGAMRVARERDLLVMVANTYRDPELELDYITRLGAQRARAILVAGSPPVDPALAKPLRERLLDYQQGGGRVVSIGDQGPDIDAVLPANVEGARAAALHLTALGHREIGMVAGPRGLVTIADRSEGFRSGLMDSDGDPVGHEIEGAFTRDGGYDATQRLLAAHPDVTAVFVMADVMAIGALAALRDAGRRVPDDVSLVGFDDLPICADLMPALTTVRVDTEGMGEQAMRMVVSEVQDEGRAVVHSATELIVRGSTGPAA from the coding sequence GTGTCCACGCAGCGGTCAACACCCTCGCCGGCTCCGCGCCGCGGCGGCGCCACCCTGCAGCAGGTGGCCGACGCCGCGGGCGTCTCGCTGGCCACCGCCTCGCGGGTGCTCAATGGCAGCACCAGGACGGTGAACCCCGAGCTCAGCGAGCACGTCCGCGAGGTCGCCACGCGCCTGCGCTACGTCTCGCACGGCCCGGCGCAGGCCCTCGCCCGCGCGACGACCTCGCTGGTCGGGTTGCTGGTCCACGACGTCAACGACCCGTATTTCTCCGCCGTCGCCGCCGGTGCGATGCGGGTGGCCCGTGAGCGGGACCTGCTGGTGATGGTCGCGAACACCTACCGCGACCCCGAGCTGGAGCTGGACTACATCACCCGGTTGGGCGCGCAGCGCGCCCGCGCGATCCTGGTCGCCGGCTCGCCGCCGGTGGACCCGGCGCTGGCGAAGCCGCTGCGCGAGCGGCTGCTGGACTACCAGCAGGGCGGCGGTCGCGTGGTGAGCATCGGCGACCAGGGACCGGACATCGACGCCGTGCTGCCGGCGAACGTCGAGGGGGCGCGCGCGGCGGCTCTGCACCTCACCGCGCTCGGACACCGCGAGATCGGAATGGTCGCCGGACCACGCGGACTGGTGACGATCGCCGACCGGTCCGAGGGCTTTCGCAGCGGCCTGATGGACAGCGACGGCGATCCGGTCGGCCACGAGATCGAGGGCGCCTTCACCCGCGACGGCGGCTACGACGCCACGCAGCGCTTGCTGGCCGCGCATCCCGACGTGACGGCGGTGTTCGTGATGGCCGACGTGATGGCTATCGGCGCGTTGGCGGCGTTGCGTGACGCCGGACGTCGCGTGCCGGACGACGTCAGCCTGGTCGGCTTCGACGATCTGCCGATCTGCGCCGACCTGATGCCCGCGCTGACGACGGTCCGCGTCGATACCGAGGGCATGGGTGAGCAAGCGATGCGCATGGTGGTGTCCGAGGTGCAGGACGAGGGGCGCGCGGTCGTGCACAGCGCTACGGAACTGATCGTGCGGGGGAGCACGGGACCGGCCGCCTGA
- a CDS encoding dihydrodipicolinate synthase family protein has protein sequence MAGFTSRVVYAAAHVVADPEADNRAGKPAVLDWDATLRFREHLWSLGFGIADAMDTAQRGMGLDWSATQELIRRSGAAAKAVDAGNVPTLLACGAGTDQLSAGAHSLPDIRAAYEEQLDVVEAAGARVILMASRALAASARSAEDYLTTYRALLDQAANPVILHWLGDMFDPALAGYWGSADIPTAMATVLELINANPQKVDGIKISLLNADHELELRRRLPAGVRLYTGDDFNYPQLIKGDTTGHSDALLGIFDGIARPAAQALQALDRGDLQTYDRLMNPTVALSRHIFEKPTFHYKTGLVFLAYLNGHQAHFRMVGALETARDTTHLTKLLHLAEAAGVIDDPELAAQRFAAVVA, from the coding sequence ATGGCGGGCTTCACTTCGCGCGTCGTGTACGCCGCCGCGCATGTCGTGGCGGATCCGGAGGCTGACAACCGCGCGGGGAAGCCCGCGGTCCTGGACTGGGACGCGACGCTCCGCTTCCGCGAGCACCTGTGGTCGCTGGGCTTCGGCATCGCGGACGCCATGGACACCGCGCAGCGCGGCATGGGATTGGACTGGTCGGCGACGCAGGAACTGATCCGACGGAGCGGCGCGGCTGCGAAGGCAGTGGACGCGGGGAACGTGCCCACGCTCCTGGCGTGCGGCGCGGGCACCGACCAACTGTCCGCCGGAGCACATTCGCTCCCTGACATCCGGGCCGCGTACGAGGAGCAGCTTGACGTGGTCGAGGCGGCAGGCGCACGCGTGATCCTGATGGCGAGCCGCGCGTTGGCCGCCTCCGCACGCTCGGCCGAGGACTATCTGACGACCTACCGTGCACTGCTGGACCAGGCCGCGAACCCGGTGATCCTGCACTGGCTGGGCGACATGTTCGACCCGGCGCTGGCGGGCTACTGGGGCTCCGCCGACATCCCCACCGCGATGGCAACAGTCCTGGAGCTGATCAACGCCAACCCGCAGAAGGTCGACGGCATCAAGATCTCCCTCCTGAACGCCGACCACGAACTCGAACTCCGCCGCCGCCTCCCCGCAGGCGTCCGCCTCTACACCGGCGACGACTTCAACTACCCCCAACTGATCAAGGGCGACACCACCGGCCACTCCGACGCCCTCCTCGGCATCTTCGACGGCATCGCCCGCCCCGCCGCACAAGCACTCCAAGCCCTGGACCGCGGCGACCTCCAGACCTACGACCGCCTGATGAACCCGACGGTCGCCCTATCCCGCCACATCTTCGAGAAGCCCACCTTCCACTACAAAACCGGCCTGGTCTTCCTCGCCTACCTCAACGGCCACCAAGCCCACTTCCGCATGGTCGGCGCCCTCGAAACAGCCCGCGACACCACGCACCTGACAAAGCTCCTCCACCTCGCCGAAGCCGCCGGCGTCATCGACGACCCCGAGCTGGCCGCACAGCGCTTCGCGGCGGTGGTCGCATGA
- a CDS encoding Gfo/Idh/MocA family protein — protein MTRETVGIAMNGVTGRMGYRQHLLRSILAIRDQGGLALPDGRTVWPEPILVGRNAEKIEALATRHGLDKWTTSLDEALADPSVTVYFDAQVTQARVPAITRAIEAGKHIYTEKPTAETLDDAISLARIADAAGIKHGVVQDKLFLPGLLKLKRLVDSSFFGRILSVRGEFGYWVFEGDWQPAQRPSWNYRAEDGGGIILDMFPHWRYVLDHIIAPVRSVYAEARTDIPTRWDEQGREYKATADDAAYALFELEGGIVASLNSSWTTRVNREELVEFQIDGTHGSAVAGLRNCKAQHRAATPKPVWNPDIPATEDFLAQWQEVPDNAVMDNGFKVQWEMFLAHLVADAPYSHDLWAGARGVQLAELGAQSWREGRKVAVPELDRTGK, from the coding sequence ATGACACGCGAAACGGTCGGCATAGCGATGAACGGCGTCACCGGACGCATGGGCTACCGGCAGCACCTGCTGCGCTCCATCCTCGCCATCCGCGACCAGGGCGGCCTGGCCCTCCCCGACGGCCGCACGGTCTGGCCCGAGCCGATCCTGGTCGGTCGCAACGCCGAGAAGATCGAGGCGCTGGCCACCCGGCACGGCCTGGACAAGTGGACCACGTCCCTGGACGAAGCCCTGGCCGACCCCTCGGTGACCGTCTACTTCGACGCGCAGGTCACGCAGGCCCGCGTCCCGGCCATCACCCGGGCGATCGAAGCGGGCAAGCACATCTACACCGAGAAGCCGACCGCCGAGACCCTGGACGACGCGATCAGCCTCGCGCGCATCGCCGACGCCGCGGGCATCAAGCACGGCGTGGTCCAGGACAAGCTGTTCCTGCCGGGCCTGCTGAAGCTGAAGCGACTGGTCGACTCCAGCTTCTTCGGCCGCATCCTGTCCGTCCGCGGCGAGTTCGGCTACTGGGTCTTCGAGGGGGACTGGCAGCCGGCGCAGCGGCCGTCGTGGAACTACCGCGCCGAGGACGGCGGCGGCATCATCCTGGACATGTTCCCGCACTGGCGCTACGTGCTGGATCACATCATCGCGCCGGTCCGAAGCGTCTACGCCGAAGCCCGCACCGACATCCCGACCCGCTGGGACGAGCAGGGCCGGGAGTACAAGGCCACCGCCGACGACGCCGCGTACGCCCTCTTCGAACTCGAAGGCGGCATCGTCGCCTCCCTGAACTCCTCCTGGACCACCCGCGTCAACCGCGAGGAACTGGTCGAGTTCCAGATCGACGGCACGCACGGCAGCGCCGTCGCGGGCCTGCGCAACTGCAAGGCCCAGCACCGCGCCGCCACCCCGAAGCCCGTCTGGAACCCCGACATCCCCGCGACCGAGGACTTCCTCGCGCAGTGGCAGGAGGTCCCGGACAACGCGGTCATGGACAACGGATTCAAGGTCCAGTGGGAGATGTTCCTCGCGCACCTCGTCGCCGATGCGCCGTACAGCCACGACCTGTGGGCCGGCGCCCGCGGCGTGCAGCTGGCCGAACTCGGCGCGCAGTCCTGGCGCGAGGGCCGCAAGGTCGCCGTGCCGGAGCTCGACCGGACCGGGAAGTGA
- a CDS encoding sugar phosphate isomerase/epimerase family protein — MKLSLNQATVKRLTLAEAAEGCVRAGIPAIGLWRDRVQEIGIEAAAKIVRASGLEVTSLCRGGFMTAASAADRAAALADNKQAVLEAAGVGTDVLILVVGGLPSGSKDLPAARGAVAEGVADLVPFAAEHGVKLAIEPLHPMFCADRAVVSTLGQALDIAEAFPAEQVGVVVDTYHVWWDPQLEASIARAGKGNRILSYQECDWVVPLPADMLLGRGHVGDGHIDFARMRSLVTAAGWTGYAEVEIFNQEIWDADGDRTIATVRSRHEAVSAASGL; from the coding sequence ATGAAACTCTCCCTCAACCAAGCCACCGTCAAGCGCCTCACCCTCGCCGAGGCCGCCGAAGGCTGCGTCCGCGCGGGCATCCCGGCCATCGGACTCTGGCGCGACCGCGTCCAAGAGATCGGCATCGAGGCCGCCGCCAAGATCGTGCGCGCATCAGGCCTCGAGGTCACCAGCCTCTGCCGTGGCGGCTTCATGACCGCCGCCTCCGCCGCGGACCGCGCCGCCGCGCTCGCCGACAACAAGCAAGCGGTGCTCGAGGCGGCCGGCGTCGGGACCGATGTGCTGATCCTCGTCGTCGGCGGGCTCCCCTCCGGGTCCAAGGACCTGCCCGCCGCGCGGGGCGCCGTTGCCGAGGGCGTCGCCGATCTGGTGCCGTTCGCGGCCGAGCATGGTGTGAAGCTGGCGATCGAGCCGCTGCATCCGATGTTCTGCGCCGACCGGGCGGTGGTCTCCACGCTGGGGCAGGCGCTCGACATCGCCGAGGCGTTCCCGGCCGAGCAGGTCGGCGTCGTGGTCGACACCTACCACGTTTGGTGGGATCCGCAGCTGGAGGCGTCGATCGCCCGTGCCGGTAAGGGAAATCGGATCCTTTCCTACCAGGAGTGCGACTGGGTCGTGCCGCTGCCGGCCGACATGCTGCTGGGTCGCGGGCACGTCGGCGACGGTCACATCGACTTCGCGCGGATGCGCTCGCTGGTCACCGCCGCGGGGTGGACCGGCTATGCCGAGGTGGAGATCTTCAACCAGGAGATCTGGGACGCGGACGGCGACCGGACCATCGCCACCGTCCGCTCCCGCCACGAGGCGGTCAGCGCCGCCTCGGGTCTGTGA